Genomic window (Vogesella indigofera):
GGTCAGGTTCTGGTTAAGCCGGGTTCGATCAAGCCGCACACCACATTCACTGGTTCGGTGTACGTTCTGTCGAAAGAAGAAGGTGGTCGTCACACTCCATTCTTCGCTAACTACCGTCCGCAGTTCTACTTCCGTACGACTGACGTGACTGGTGCTGTTAGTCTGCCAGAAGGCGTGGAAATGGTTATGCCAGGCGACAACGTAGAAATCAAGGTTGAGCTGATTGCTCCGATCGCGATGGAAGAAGGTCTGCGTTTCGCCATCCGTGAAGGTGGTCGCACCGTTGGTGCTGGCGTTGTTGCCAAAATCATCGCTTGATAAATAGGTTTTAGGCCAGTAGCTCAATTGGTAGAGTATCGGTCTCCAAAACCGAGGGTTGGGGGTTCGAGACCCTCCTGGCCTGCCAATTAAGACTAACCGGCGCTTATGCGCCGGTTAGTCTTTTTGACGCATGTAAATGGTGGAAACGACAGATGGAAATGCAAGATAGACTGAAGCTGGTTGCGGCGATTCTGGTGTTGGTGGCAGGGGTGGTTGGTTTTTACCTGTTGCCGGCAGACCAGGGTGTGTTGCGCGCACTGCTTTTTGTAGTCTCGATTGCGATTGCGGCCGGCGTGGTCTGGTTGTCGTCGCCAGGCAAGCAGTTTGTGCTTTATGCGCAAGAGTCGCTTGTCGAGGCTAAAAAGGTGGTGTGGCCGACAAGAAAAGAAGCAACCCAGATGACGCTGATGGTTTTTGTCTTCGTGCTGGTGCTGTCCTTGTTCATGTGGCTGGTCGATTCCTCCCTGTCGTGGCTGTTCTACGACGTATTGCTTAATAGAGGTTAATCATGGCAAAGCGTTGGTATGTCGTGCACGCGTACTCCGGCTTCGAGAAGAGTGTGCAAAAGGCGCTGCGTGAGCGCATCGAGCGCGACGGTTTGCAGGATTTGTTTGGCCAGGTGCTGGTGCCGGTTGAAGAAGTGGTCGACATCAAGAATGGTCGTCGCTCCATTACCGAGCGCAAGTTCTTCCCTGGTTATGTGTTGGTCGAGATGGAAATGACCGATGAAACCTGGCATCTGGTGAAGAGTACGCCAAAGGTGACCGGTTTTGTCGGTGGTACCGCCAACCGTCCGGCGCCGATCTCGGTGAAAGAGGTCGAGTCCATCATGCAGCAGATGCAGGAAGGGGTAGAGAAGCCCAAGCCTAAGGTGCTGTTCGAGGTGGGTGAGCGCGTTCGCGTGAACGAAGGTCCATTCAATGACTTCAACGGCACGGTCGACGAAGTCAATTACGAGCGCAACAGGCTGCGCGTTTCGGTGCAGATTTTCGGTCGTGATACCCCGGTTGAACTCGAATTCAGCCAGGTCGAAAAACTTTAAGTTGTTGTTTTTTTGTGGGGCAGGTATAATCTTGCTCCTTTCACTTGGGGAGCGGTTAATCCGCGCTTAACCCATACACGGAGTCTACATCGTGGCAAAGAAAATCATCGGCTACATCAAGCTGCAAGTGCCAGCTGGTAAAGCCAACCCATCGCCTCCTATCGGTCCTGCGCTGGGTCAGCGCGGTCTGAACATCATGGAATTCTGCAAGGCGTTCAACGCCCAGACTCAAGGCGTCGAGCCAGGTCTGCCGATTCCGGTGGTGATCACTGCTTACGCAGACAAATCCTTCACCTTCGTGATGAAGACCCCTCCTGCTACCATCCTGCTGAAAAAAGCAGCTGGTATCCAGAAGGGCAGCGCCAAGGCTCACGCTGACAAAGTCGGCAAAGTGACCCGCGCACAACTGGAAGACATCGCCAAAGCCAAGCAGCCAGACCTGACTGCCGCTGACCTTGACGCTGCAGTTCGTACTATTGCTGGTTCCGCCCGCTCCATGGGTCTGGAAGTGGAGGGTGTGTAACATGGCAAAACTGTCCAAGCGCGTTCAAGCCCTGAAGGCTCAGGTTGATCGTAACAAGCTGTACGCCGTTGAAGAAGCCATCGCTCTGGTTAAGGGTGCTGCTACTGCAAAATTCGATGAGTCCATCGACGTTGCCGTGAATCTGGGCGTGGATCCACGTAAATCCGACCAGGTTGTGCGTGGTTCGGTTGTGCTGCCACGTGGTACCGGCAAGTCGGTACGCGTTGCCGTGTTTGCACAAGGTGCAAACGCTGAAGCAGCCAAGGCTGCCGGTGCAGAAGTGGTTGGTTTCGAAGACCTGGCTGAACAAGTCAAGGCCGGTAACCTGGACTTCGACGTTGTGATTGCTTCCCCGGATGCAATGCGCGTTGTCGGCCAACTGGGTCAGATCCTGGGTCCACGTGGCCTGATGCCTAACCCGAAGGTCGGTACTGTTACCCCTAACGTTGCCGAAGCCGTGAAAAACGCCAAGGCCGGTCAGGTTCAGTACCGTACCGACAAGGCTGGTATCATCCACGCCACTCTGGGTCGTGCTTCGTTCGAAGTGGAAGCCCTGCGCGAAAACTTTGTTGCTCTGGTTGACGCTTTGGTTAAAGCCAAGCCAGCTGCATCCAAAGGCGTATACCTGAAGAAAATTGCCGTATCCAGCACCATGGGTGTTGGTGTGCGCGTTGACACTGCAACTACTGGCGTTTAATCCGCTGGTCTAGCAGTTTCACAAAGGCTTTGGGCTGGCAGGCTTTGCCTGCCAGATTGTCAAAGACCGTAGGTGTCGCTTGACTTAATGCTCGCAAGAGTAGCCTACGCAGATGGTGAACCCTTAGAAGGCTTTCAACGTATTTGGCTCATGTAGCTCAGGGGTAGAGCACTCCCTTGGTAAGGGAGAGGTCGGCGGTTCAATTCCGCCCATGAGCACCATCCGTTTGTTATGTCTCCTGATTAGGTCGCCGCTGCAAAGCGAAGCAGAATATCCTGCTTCATTTCAGTCTAGGAGGTGGACCTTGAGTCTCAATATTGAAGATAAAAAGGCGGTTGTAGCTGCGGTATCTGCCCAACTGGCAGATGCACAGACACTCGTTATCGCTGAATATCGGGGCATCGAGGTTAGTAGCATGACCAAACTCCGCGCCAAGGCGCGTGAGAACGGCGTGTACCTGCGTGTTCTGAAGAACACTCTGGTACGTCGCGCCGTTGCTGGTACATCGTTCGAAGCACTGGCTGACCAAATGGTTGGCCCGCTGGTTTACGCTGTATCTGCTGATCCGGTAGCTGCTGCCAAGGTGCTGCAACAATTTGCCAAGGACGACAGCAAGATCGTTGTCAAGGCAGGTTCCTACAACGGCAAAGTACTGAGTGCTGCCGAAGTAGCCGAACTGGCTTCTATCCCGAGCCGCGAAGAGCTGCTGTCCAAGCTGCTCTACGTTATGCAGGCTCCGGTATCTGGTTTCGCTCGCGCTCTGGCCGCTCTGGCCGAGCAGAAGCAAGCCGAAGCCGCTTAATTTATTCGATTCATACCGTATTCAGGAGTTTTACAAATGGCTATCACCAAAGAAGATATCCTCGACGCAGTTGCTGGTCTGACTGTTATGGAACTGAACGACCTGGTTAAGGCGTTCGAAGAGAAGTTCGGCGTTTCCGCCGCTGCTGTTGCTGTTGCCGGTCCTGCTGGC
Coding sequences:
- the secE gene encoding preprotein translocase subunit SecE, with amino-acid sequence MEMQDRLKLVAAILVLVAGVVGFYLLPADQGVLRALLFVVSIAIAAGVVWLSSPGKQFVLYAQESLVEAKKVVWPTRKEATQMTLMVFVFVLVLSLFMWLVDSSLSWLFYDVLLNRG
- the nusG gene encoding transcription termination/antitermination protein NusG, with product MAKRWYVVHAYSGFEKSVQKALRERIERDGLQDLFGQVLVPVEEVVDIKNGRRSITERKFFPGYVLVEMEMTDETWHLVKSTPKVTGFVGGTANRPAPISVKEVESIMQQMQEGVEKPKPKVLFEVGERVRVNEGPFNDFNGTVDEVNYERNRLRVSVQIFGRDTPVELEFSQVEKL
- the rplK gene encoding 50S ribosomal protein L11; this encodes MAKKIIGYIKLQVPAGKANPSPPIGPALGQRGLNIMEFCKAFNAQTQGVEPGLPIPVVITAYADKSFTFVMKTPPATILLKKAAGIQKGSAKAHADKVGKVTRAQLEDIAKAKQPDLTAADLDAAVRTIAGSARSMGLEVEGV
- the rplA gene encoding 50S ribosomal protein L1; the encoded protein is MAKLSKRVQALKAQVDRNKLYAVEEAIALVKGAATAKFDESIDVAVNLGVDPRKSDQVVRGSVVLPRGTGKSVRVAVFAQGANAEAAKAAGAEVVGFEDLAEQVKAGNLDFDVVIASPDAMRVVGQLGQILGPRGLMPNPKVGTVTPNVAEAVKNAKAGQVQYRTDKAGIIHATLGRASFEVEALRENFVALVDALVKAKPAASKGVYLKKIAVSSTMGVGVRVDTATTGV
- the rplJ gene encoding 50S ribosomal protein L10 translates to MSLNIEDKKAVVAAVSAQLADAQTLVIAEYRGIEVSSMTKLRAKARENGVYLRVLKNTLVRRAVAGTSFEALADQMVGPLVYAVSADPVAAAKVLQQFAKDDSKIVVKAGSYNGKVLSAAEVAELASIPSREELLSKLLYVMQAPVSGFARALAALAEQKQAEAA